Part of the Schaalia odontolytica genome is shown below.
GCATAGACGACGAAGCCGACGCCAATGCCGACGGACACGGAGTACCCAAAGGGCATGAGAGCGATCGTCATGAACGACGGGATCGCGATCTGCGGGGCACTCCAGTCGATGTCGGTCACCTGCGTCATCATGAGGAATCCGACGAAGACGAGCGCCGTGGAGGCGGCCTCGGTCGGAACCAGCTCGACGAGGGGGGCCAGGAAGGTCGACAGGAGGAAGAGGACGCCGGTGACCACCGACGCCAGGCCGGTGCGTGCTCCCTCCGCAACGCCCGAGGCAGACTCCACGTAGGAGGTGTTGGAGGAGACACCGCCGACGCCTCCCGCCACGGCCGCGAGCGAGTCGATGATCAGGATCTGGCGGGTCCTGGGCGGATTGCCTTCCTCGTCCAGGAGCTTGCCCTCGGATCCGACGGCCACCATCGTGCCCATGGTGTCGAAGAAGTCGGCGAGCATCAGCGAGAACACGAGAAGGATGAGCGAGACGACGCCGAGCTTACCGAAGCCTCCGAAGAGGTCAACCTTGCCGAGCGTATCGAAGACCGGGACCGCAATCGGGGAACCCTTGAGCTCGGGAACCGTCTGTCCCCATCCGGTCGGGTTGGTCTCGGAGATCCGATCCACGTGGGCGAACGTCTGGACGATGACCGCCAGCACGGTCGCCGAGACGATCGAGATCAGCACGGCGCCCTTCACGCCGCGCACGTAGAGGACAAACATCAGGAAGAGCCCGAACACGAACACGAGGGCCGGCCAGCCGTCGAGGGAACCGGAGATGCCGAACTGGACGGGGGTCGCACCCGTGCGGACGATGCCTGCGTTGACCAGTCCGATGAGGGCAACGAAGAGGCCCAGACCCACCGTGATCGCGGTCTTGAGCGCGGGCGGCACCGCGCGGAACACGGCCTCGCGGAATCCCGTGAGGACCAGGAGGAAGATGAGGATGCCCTCCCAGGCGATGACTCCCATGGCCTCGCCGTAGCTCAGACCGGAGCTGAGGACGAGCGTAAAAGCGACGACCGCGTTCAGGCCCAGGCCGGCGGCGAGCGCCAGAGGGTAGTTGGCGACAACACCCATGAGGATCGTCATGACGCCCGCGACGAGGGCGGTGCCGGCGGCGATCCCCTGGGTGGTGATGGAGCCGTCAGCGGGGACCGCGTTGCCGAGGATCGCCGGGTTAACAACCAGGATGTAGGCCATCGCGAAGAAGGTCACGATGCCTCCGCGAATCTCGTGGCCGACGGTCGAGCCGCGCGCGGAAATCTGGAAGAACGAATCGATTGACTGTGCGAAGCCGCCGTGGGACGCGGCGGTCTTTTCTTGTGTGCTCACCGCTCAATCGTGCCCGGTCGGAGTCGCTCGCGCAAACACACTCACCGACTTTCCACTTGTTGAGAAAGCATCCGGGAGTCGGCGGTGGATCCTCGTCCATCCGTCGGTCGGCTCCGGCGCTAGTTGGCGCCTTCCTCCCCGGCGTCGTCACGGTCCCCGTCCGAGGCCGGCCGAGGCATCGGTTCGGCGTCCAGCGCCCCCTCGTTCACGCGCGAGGGGCGCACGGGCCACGCCGTGGAGTTCTTCGGCACGTCGGTTTCCGAATGCGAGCCGCAGGTGTGGTCGAGCGACACGACGGCGCCGTCATCGGTGGCCCACTCGTTCGCGCACACGCCGAACATGGTGCGCATGTCGCCGCTCATCTTCATGAGGAAGCCGCACGTTGAGCACGTGTTGCGCGGGCGACGCCCCGACTTCGGGCCGCGTTCGGACTGATACCAACGCGTGGCGGCCTGGCTGCGCCCCTCCGGGGAGAGGACTCGCGGGCGCCCCACGCCCAGCTCACGCACAATCGGCAGGTCGGGATCGGAGCTCGTGTCTTCGTAGCTGTGCTCCAGGCGCGCGTCGTCGGCCACGTACGGAAGGGTGTCCTCGCGGGAAATATCCGACGGGCGCAGGCGGTCCTCCCACGGCACCCACTCGGGAGCAAGCAGCGCGCCGTCGCGAGGCGTCATGTCGACCTCGCATACGGTCGCCACGCGGCCGCGCGGAACACGCGCGATGGTCACCGACCAGCACCAGCCAACGTAGCCCTCGTCGGTGGACGCAAAGTAGTGCGTGGCGAGGCGGTCTGAGACCATCTCGAAACCGACGTGCTCGCCGACGGGACGCGGGTGGGCGACAGCCTCCGCTCCCGCCCTGGCCACGTCAACGGCGGCCTCGAGGACAGCGTCCTTCTTGATCGCCCGACTCCGGGCTTGTGTTTTAGGCATCAAATTCCTCTGCGACGGCCCGCAGGACCTTCGCAATCTTGGTCGCGTTGTCCGGGTAGGAGCCGCGGCGCAGGGATGCGCTGGATGAGTCGAGGAGCTTGATGAGATCCTCCACAACCGGCACCATCGCCTGCGGTTTGCGGCGCTTCGCGCGGGCAACGGAAGCTGTTTCCTTCAGGAACCGCACGCTCAGCGCCTGCGGTCCCTTGCGCCCGTCGGCCACCGAGTACTCCACGCGCGATCCCACGCGGGGATTGGGGTGGTCGGCCGGCAGCGCGGACGAGTGGAGGAAGACATCCGCGCCGTCATCCCCCGCGATAAAGCCAAAACCGCGGTCAGCGTCGAAAAACCTCACCTTGCCGGTGGGCATAGTCCCCTCCTTCTGTTGATCGTCTGAGAGCCCCAAGGGCTTGCTCCTATCATAGGGCGCTCGCTTGCGCCGCGTCGCCAACGCACGGATGCCTGTAGCGAACAGCACCACGTGCCCCAAGGCAGACCGACTATCACGTAGACTGACCTCACGGAAACCGCCGATTCGAGCGAGTCGCCCCCTATCAGGGGCACGCACGCGCGAGATGGTGTATGTTTACCTGTTCGCCACACTGCAGGAGGACCCCGTGTCACGATTCCGCCGCTTCAGTCTCGTCACTGTCGTGTCAGTGATACTGCTTGCGCTCGGCTTGCCGGCTTTCGCCGCTGCCCCGCTGAACGCGAGCGCAACGGTGACGGATCCGCAGGGGTGGCTGGAGGACTCCGACCGCACCGCCATCGAGACGGCGGCCAGCGATGCCGCCGCCCGCGGCAAGAGCATTCACTTCGTGTTTGTCTCCGACTTGTCCGGTGCGAATGCCGACCAGTGGTGCCAGCAGACCGCAACGAGATCCTCCCTCAACTCCGGTGAGATCCTCTACGTCATCGCTTACTCCCAGCGTGTTGATGTGACGTGCGCGAACGGCGGTCAGTCAGCCTCCCTGGATGCTGCGAGGCGCGCCGCCGAGAAAAAGCTCTCGTCCAATCCGCTGACCTCGCAGGACGCGGCGCAGGCGGCAACCGCCTTTGCCAACACGGTCGTATCGGGCACTCGGACCTCGGCGCCGTCAGGCTCCTCCGGCGGCTCGTCGACATCGTCTTCCCGGGCGAGCTTCCTGCCCTTCATCATCCTCCTGGGGATCGTTGTCGGCGGCTTCCTCTTGATCGCCATTGCCATGGGCGTCACGTCGCGCCGCAACAAGAAGGCGGCCAAGCGCTCCGCCACGATCGACGCGGAGGCCGCGGCGAACCTCGTCAAGGAAGCAAATCGTCAGCTTCTTGCGGCCGACGAACAGGTGCGCACGGCCGCCGACGAGCTGCATTTCGCGCAAGCCCAGTTCGGCAGGGCGGGAACCGACGAGTTCGAGAGCCTGTTGGAGGCCGCAAAGGCCGCCGTCGGACGCGCCTTCGACGCGCAGCCACAGATGACCGATGCCCCCACGCCCGCCGCACAAGCACAGCTCGCCAAGAGCATGATGCGTGATCTCGCGGCGCACATGAACCCGCTGAGCGCCGCCCAAGCCGCCATCGCCTCCAGGCGCGCAGAGCAGGCGACGCTGCCCACCCACATCGCGGAGGCGCGCGAACGCCTCGCCGAGGAGTTGAGCGACCTGGAGCGCGCCAAGGCTGAGCTGGAGAGTATTGCGAGCATCTACCCCGCTCAGATGCTTGCCTCCCTCCAGGACAATCCCGAACAGGCCGCGGCGCTGCTCACCTCGGCTCGCACCGCCCTGGACGCCGCCGAGGCTGCCGCCGAGACGGACCGAGCTCGAGCGCTGAGCGCGCTGGACACGGCGCAGCGCGCGCTGGCTATGGCGAATCACCAGACCGATGCGATCTTCTCCGCCAAGTCCGATCTGGATGCCATACGCGACCGCCTCGGCGCCGCAATCGGCTCCATCTCCTCCGACATTTCCGACGTCGAGCGACTGGACACCGACCCCGCCACCTTCGATCCGATGGTCGCCGACGCTCGCGCGGCCATCGCCGAGGCCCAGGCCGCTCTCGCCAACAATGGCGATCCCCTCGCGGCCCTGGAACACCTGCGCGCCGCCGAGGCAACCCTCGACGCCGCCCTTGCTCCCCTGCGCAGCGAGGAAGAGACCTACAACAGGGCCCGCTCGAGCGCCCAGGCGCAGCTCTCCCTCGCCGAATCCGCTGTCGCGCAGGCCGAGCGCTACGTGCAGGGGCGCAGGGGCGCCATCGACCTGCAGGTGCGTTCCACCCTCAACGATGCGGAGCAGGCCCTGCGCGCGGCCCGCGAGGCGATCGAGAACGACCCGACGGCGGCGATAACCCACGCGTCCAACGCCCGCGCCTTCGCCGACCGCGTCATGGCCACTCCCATCCAGCCCGCAGCCGGCGAGACCTGGGGATCCACTCGCTCTGGCAACGGTTCTTTCACCGGTTCCTCGCTGGGGGACTTCCTGCTGTGGTCCACCCTCTTTTCTAACGGTGGATCGAGCCGCCACCGGCACTGGGACAGTGACTTCGACCCGTTCCACAGCGGAAGCCGAAGCTCCGGCTCGGGCTGGTCCTTCTTCTCCGGCTCCGGCTCCGACTGGGGAGGATCCTCCGGCTGGTCCTCCTCCTCCGGCTCCGACTGGGGAGGGTCCTCGGGCTGGTCCTCCTCCTCCGGCAGCTTCTAACCCAGCCACCGACCTGCGAGACAACCGCCTCGCGCACAACCCGCGCTCCACGCGCACCACCACCAAAGGAGAACAACATGGCTGAAAAGCAGACGATCATGGGTCGCATCGCCCAGCTCGCGAAGGCGAACATCAACGCCCTTCTCGACAAGGCCGAGGACCCGCAGAAGATGATCGACCAGCTGGTTCGCGACTACACCAACTCGATCATCGAAGCCGAGAACGCTATCGCACAGACCCTGGGTAACCTGCGCATGGCGGAGAAGGACTACGAGGAGGACGTCAAGGCCGCCGCCGACTGGGGTCAGAAGGCGGCCGCCGCCTCCGCGAAGGCCGACTCCCTGCGGGCAGCCGGTGACGAGGCTGGCGCCACCAAGTGGGATGACCTGGCCAAGGTCGCGCTCGGCAAGCAGATCCAGTTTGAGAACGAGATCAAGGCCGAGGAGCCCTCCCTCCAGGCACAGCGCGACGTCGCCGAGCGCCTCAAGCGCGGCCTGTCGCAGATGAAGGACAAGCTCTCCGAGCTCAAGTCGCGCCGCGACCAGCTGATTGCCCGCGAGAAGACCGCGAAGGCGCAGGCCCAGGTCACCGACGCGCTCGGTTCCATCAACATCCTGGATCCCACGAGCGAACTCGGACGCTTCGAGGACCGCGTGCGCCGCCAGGAGGCCCTCGCCCAGGGCAAGATCGAGCTGGCCGCGTCCTCCCTGGACGCGCAGTTCGCCGAGCTCGAGACCGACTCCTCGCAGCTGGAGATCGAGGCGCGCCTGGCCGCCCTGAAGGGCAAGCCGGAGGCCACGCCCGAGGCGTGAGGCAGTCTCCCGCTGGGCGGGATAGACGGGGCCGGGCCACCCGAGCGGGTGGCCCGGCCCCGCGGCTTGTGCGCACGGAAGGCTGGCGCGCCTCGCGCCGCGCTCGCTACAGGAAGGACATCGGGTCGAAGTCGTCAATGTCGATGATGTGAAGCCTGGGCAGGCGCACCTGGAATGCGTGGACGTCGTACTCCAGGTCGATAATCTCCAGGCCTCGCTCCTCCAGCTCGTGCAGCTGGGAGGAGAGGAACTCCTTGAAGCACATGATGGCGACGCGGCGCCCCTGGTCGAGAAGCGCGTCAATCTGGGGCAGGAAGTCAGCGTCGTGGCTGGCCAGGATGACGTCGCCCGAGTCGAGCTGGGCGATGGCATCCATCGTGCGCTGCAGGCCGACGTCGACGACCTTCATGTCGGCCGGGCCCGACAGGGGGATCACCGAGTAGTCCATCGCGGTGAGCGCCTGGACGAACCCCATGGGCAGGAAGCCGGAGGAGCCGTTGAGGAAGAACAGGCCCTTGGCGCGCTGGTTCCAGCGGCCGTGCGCGCACTCCAGGACGCGGTCCCACCGGGGGCGTTCCTCCGGGTTCGGGCGCCGGTCCAGGACCGACAGCCCGAGGGTCGCGTCGATGTTTTCGCCGTCTACGACGAGATATGTCATTTGTTTCTTACTGTTTTCCATGGAAAGTATCCTAGCTGATCGGCGCGGGTCTCGAAGCGGCCTTGGGTCCTAGACATTCCTCCCCGTCTCGACAAAGCCCGTTATTCTCCCGTCACTCCATCGATAAAGAAGGGAGATTCGATGGCTTGGCGAGCGAAGCACTGCGCGTCCTGTCCGCTGCCGAGGGCGGGTGGCCCATCAAGGACAAGAGTGGCAAGGCCGTGAATGTATGCCCAGAGGGTCACTTCCGCGTGGGGATCGTCGGTCCCGTAAGCGACGCATGCCAACGAACGCAGCTGGGAGCGCGCGGCCAGGCTGGCTTGCCTCAGCCCCGGGTGTGCGTCGGCGTCGTACATGTCTGATCGGAACATGATCCGAAAGACGCCGGGATTTGCCAGGGCGCACGACAGGTAGGCATGTCCGGCAGCTCGCGTCACGTCCTGCGGCGACGCCCCATCGCTACGCTCCCTGGCCTCACGAAGTGCCTGTTCGAGGGAGCGGTAACCCTCCTCGACAAGCGCCACGAGGATCCCTTCGCGCCCCTGGAAGTGGTGGTAGGGAGCTTGGTGCGTACAGCCCGCACGACGAGCAACTTCGCGCATGGAGAGCGAAGATGGCCCACCCTCATTGAGGAGATCGCGACTGATCGCGAGGATTACCTCGCGCAGCCCCTCGGATGTCGTAGAGCGCGTCATGCCCCTAGTCTAGCCGATACAAGGACTAAACTTGACAGTGTCTAGCACGCATGTTGTCATATGTAGACACTGTCTAGTTTTAGGAGTTTCCATGTATGACGCGATCGTTATCGGCTCGGGCATCGGCTCACTCGCGACGGCTGGCCTGCTCGCACAAACCGCCGGATTGCGCGTTCTCATCCTCGAAAAACACTGCACCCCCGGCGGACTCACGCACTCGTTCCGGCGAATGGGAGCATCGTGGGACGTAGGCCTGCACTACGTGGGAGACATGGAACCCGGCTCACGCCCGCGCCAGCTCATGGACTACCTCACCGGCGGGGCCCTCTCATGGAAGCGCATGCCAACGGGCTACGACCGTTTCTACCTGCCCGGCCACGGCCTCGACGTTACTATCCCGTCCAGTCTCGAGGAATACCAGCGCCTTCTCATCTCCTTGTTTCCACATGAGAAAAGAGCGATTCGCCGCTACCGCGCAGACGTTCAACGAGCCTATTCCTACATGTCGCTCGGCTATGTCCGGGAGATGGTTCCCGAGCAGGTAGCACCCGCCGTTCGCCTCGCTCAGCGAACGCTCGCCGGCCACGCGCTCGAGCTGACGCAACACTACATGGAGCGCCGCTTCCGCGACCCGGCGCTGCGCGCCCTACTCACCACGCATTGGGGCGACTACGGGGTTGAGCCAACGCGCAGCGCGTTCGTCGCCCACGCGATGATCGTGTGCCACTACATGGACGGCGCATGGTTCCCACACGGCGGAAGCGGGCAGATCGCGCGCATGATCGAGGAACGGATCCGCGCAACCGGAGGTGAGATTCGCCTGTGCCAGGACGTCGACGACGTCCTCATCGACAACGGTCGAGCAGTGGGCGTGCGCATCACTGATCGCAGCGGTCCCGTGCCCGTCGCCTACGAGGAGCGTGCCCCCATCGTGATTTCCGGCGTCGGTGCACGCGAAACCTACACCCGACTACTACCAACGACCGGTCCGGTCGGCGCGCTCACTGCACGCGTCCGCGACAGGATCGCCCGCCTCGGGCACGGAGGCTCCGCGGTGACCGTCTACCTCACGGCCGACCACTACCCCGCCGGCGTGGACGGGTCGAACGTCTGGGTGAATACATCCCAGGGACCCGATGACCTGGAGCAGATGACCGAGGACCTGTGCCAGGGACGCCCTCAATCAGCCTTCATCTCGTTCCCGGGAATCAAAGCCGGAGACCGACACGCAACAGTGGAGATCGTGTCCTTCGCCCAGCCGGAGGCCTTCGACCGATGGTCGGGAACGAGGCCGGGGATGCGCGGGGAGGACTACGAACGCCTGACGTCGGCGATGGCACGCGGACTCATTGACCTCGCGGACACGGCCATACCCGGATTGAAAGACGCCGTGCGCTCCGTCGAGGTCGCCACCCCGCTCACCATCGAACACTTCACGTCACACGAGGGCGGATGCTTCTACGGACTACCCCTCACACCCGAGCGCTTCGCCGCCGACCTAGCCTCTCCCTCGACCCCCATCGACGGCCTCTACCTGACCGGACAGGACGCAGGAATGCCCGGAATCGTGGGCTCCGCCCTGGCCGGCATGTCCACGGCCTGCACAGTCCTGGGTCCCGCGGGATACCCTCGCATCATGCGCGCACTGCGCGAACAGGTCCCCGCCCAGGATCACGCCGTTTCCTCCCACGACACAACAACCGAACGCACCGCCGGGGCGACACGCCATCGGGCGACAGTACAACGCGCTCGTTGGATGAGCCCCACCACCCGCGACATCACACTCGAGCTACCGGAATGCGCGACGTGGGAGGCAGGCCAGTACACGCTCGTTCGGGTTGCTCCATTCGAATGGCGACCTTACTCGCTCGCATCAGCCCCTGGGCGCACCGTCAGGCTCCTCGTTGACGTGCGCACGAAAGGCATGGGCGCCTCCTGGGCGAGCACCATCGCACCCGGCGACGACGTCGACCTCGAGCTGCCGTACGGCCACTGGCTCGTCACGACAGACAAGGACACCACCGAGGCCGAGGCACCAGACCGGCGCATTTTCATCGCAACAGGGACGGGCATCGCCCCATTCCTCGCAGCGTTCGAGCTCGACAGGCGCGACGACGACATACTCATCGTCGGATACTCACGGACGGAAGACATCCTGACAAGCCGAGTCGACACACCGCTGCCCCGGCTCATTCGATGCGTCAGCCGCGAGGCAGCGCCCGGCACGTTTCACGGGCGTATCACCGACTACCTGAACGCCGAGGGCATCGATCCCCAGGCCACGTACTACGTGTGCGGCTCCGCCCACATAGTCCGCGACATTTCGCGCATCATCCAGGCCGGCGGCGCACGCGTCTCCTACGAGACGTTCTAACGCGCCGCTCCCACGCGCGGCGAGGCCGGGACTGCTCAGTGCAGCCCCGGCCTCGCCAATTTCAAGGGATGACAATCACTTCACGTCGTCGTCGACCCAGTCGAGCGTACGCGTGACGGCCTTCTTCCACAGGCGGTACGTGCGGTCGCGCTCGGCGGGCTCCATTGCGGGAGTCCAGCGCTTGCCTTCCTGCCAGTTGGCCACGACGTCGTCGGTGCCCTTCCAGAAGCCAACCGCGATGCCGGCCGCGTAGGCCGCTCCCAGCGCGGTCGTCTCGATGACCTTGGGCCGCACCACGTCAACGCCGCACAGGTCGGCCTGGAACTGCATGACGAGGTCGTCGTGCGTCATACCTCCGTCCACCTTGAGTTCCTTGAGCGGCACGCCCGCATCGGCGTTCATCGCGTCGAGGACCTCGGCGCTCTGGAAGGCGGTGGACTCCTCGACGGCTCGCGCGATGTGGCCCTTGTTCACGTAGCGGGTCAGGCCAACGATCGCACCGCGCGCGTCGGAACGCCAGTAGGGGGCGAAGAGCCCGGAGAACGCGGGAACGAAGTAGACGCCTCCGTTGTCCTCCACCGTGCTCGCGAGCGCACCGATGTCCGAGGACTTGACGATCATGCCCAGGTTGTCGCGCAGCCACTGCACAAGCGAGCCCGCCACGGCGATCGACCCCTCGAGTGCGTAGACGGCCGGCTGGTCGCCGATCTTGTAGGCGAGGGTCGTGAGGAGGCCATTGTCGGAGAAGACGGGTTCGGTACCGGTGTTCATGAGCATGAAGCAGCCGGTGCCGTAGGTGTTCTTGGCCATGCCCTTCTCGAAACACGCCTGCCCGAAGGTGGCGGCCTGCTGGTCGCCCAGAATGCCCGAGATCGGCGTGTCGACGAGGAGGCCGTTCTTGCGTCCGTAGCCGTAGATTTCGGAGGAGGACTTGATCGTGGGAAGCATCGACATGGGGATGCCGAAGATCTCGCAGACGT
Proteins encoded:
- a CDS encoding nuclease → MENSKKQMTYLVVDGENIDATLGLSVLDRRPNPEERPRWDRVLECAHGRWNQRAKGLFFLNGSSGFLPMGFVQALTAMDYSVIPLSGPADMKVVDVGLQRTMDAIAQLDSGDVILASHDADFLPQIDALLDQGRRVAIMCFKEFLSSQLHELEERGLEIIDLEYDVHAFQVRLPRLHIIDIDDFDPMSFL
- a CDS encoding cold-shock protein — protein: MPTGKVRFFDADRGFGFIAGDDGADVFLHSSALPADHPNPRVGSRVEYSVADGRKGPQALSVRFLKETASVARAKRRKPQAMVPVVEDLIKLLDSSSASLRRGSYPDNATKIAKVLRAVAEEFDA
- a CDS encoding TetR/AcrR family transcriptional regulator, whose translation is MTRSTTSEGLREVILAISRDLLNEGGPSSLSMREVARRAGCTHQAPYHHFQGREGILVALVEEGYRSLEQALREARERSDGASPQDVTRAAGHAYLSCALANPGVFRIMFRSDMYDADAHPGLRQASLAARSQLRSLACVAYGTDDPHAEVTLWAYIHGLATLVLDGPPALGSGQDAQCFARQAIESPFFIDGVTGE
- a CDS encoding TPM domain-containing protein, encoding MSVILLALGLPAFAAAPLNASATVTDPQGWLEDSDRTAIETAASDAAARGKSIHFVFVSDLSGANADQWCQQTATRSSLNSGEILYVIAYSQRVDVTCANGGQSASLDAARRAAEKKLSSNPLTSQDAAQAATAFANTVVSGTRTSAPSGSSGGSSTSSSRASFLPFIILLGIVVGGFLLIAIAMGVTSRRNKKAAKRSATIDAEAAANLVKEANRQLLAADEQVRTAADELHFAQAQFGRAGTDEFESLLEAAKAAVGRAFDAQPQMTDAPTPAAQAQLAKSMMRDLAAHMNPLSAAQAAIASRRAEQATLPTHIAEARERLAEELSDLERAKAELESIASIYPAQMLASLQDNPEQAAALLTSARTALDAAEAAAETDRARALSALDTAQRALAMANHQTDAIFSAKSDLDAIRDRLGAAIGSISSDISDVERLDTDPATFDPMVADARAAIAEAQAALANNGDPLAALEHLRAAEATLDAALAPLRSEEETYNRARSSAQAQLSLAESAVAQAERYVQGRRGAIDLQVRSTLNDAEQALRAAREAIENDPTAAITHASNARAFADRVMATPIQPAAGETWGSTRSGNGSFTGSSLGDFLLWSTLFSNGGSSRHRHWDSDFDPFHSGSRSSGSGWSFFSGSGSDWGGSSGWSSSSGSDWGGSSGWSSSSGSF
- a CDS encoding PspA/IM30 family protein; its protein translation is MAEKQTIMGRIAQLAKANINALLDKAEDPQKMIDQLVRDYTNSIIEAENAIAQTLGNLRMAEKDYEEDVKAAADWGQKAAAASAKADSLRAAGDEAGATKWDDLAKVALGKQIQFENEIKAEEPSLQAQRDVAERLKRGLSQMKDKLSELKSRRDQLIAREKTAKAQAQVTDALGSINILDPTSELGRFEDRVRRQEALAQGKIELAASSLDAQFAELETDSSQLEIEARLAALKGKPEATPEA
- a CDS encoding DUF3027 domain-containing protein, with product MPKTQARSRAIKKDAVLEAAVDVARAGAEAVAHPRPVGEHVGFEMVSDRLATHYFASTDEGYVGWCWSVTIARVPRGRVATVCEVDMTPRDGALLAPEWVPWEDRLRPSDISREDTLPYVADDARLEHSYEDTSSDPDLPIVRELGVGRPRVLSPEGRSQAATRWYQSERGPKSGRRPRNTCSTCGFLMKMSGDMRTMFGVCANEWATDDGAVVSLDHTCGSHSETDVPKNSTAWPVRPSRVNEGALDAEPMPRPASDGDRDDAGEEGAN
- the glpK gene encoding glycerol kinase GlpK; translation: MTAKEFVMAIDQGTTSTRAIIFNRAGEIIAVGQKEFTQIFPNPGWVEHDPLEIWETTRFVVAEVLGKAEINRHNLAAIGITNQRETTVVWDKNTGEPVYNAIVWQDMRTSDIVKELEGDEGPDRFRQICGLGLSPYFSGSKIKWILDNVEGARERAEAGDLLFGNTDSWLLWNLTGGVNGGVHCTDVTNASRTMLMDIRTLTWREDVCEIFGIPMSMLPTIKSSSEIYGYGRKNGLLVDTPISGILGDQQAATFGQACFEKGMAKNTYGTGCFMLMNTGTEPVFSDNGLLTTLAYKIGDQPAVYALEGSIAVAGSLVQWLRDNLGMIVKSSDIGALASTVEDNGGVYFVPAFSGLFAPYWRSDARGAIVGLTRYVNKGHIARAVEESTAFQSAEVLDAMNADAGVPLKELKVDGGMTHDDLVMQFQADLCGVDVVRPKVIETTALGAAYAAGIAVGFWKGTDDVVANWQEGKRWTPAMEPAERDRTYRLWKKAVTRTLDWVDDDVK
- a CDS encoding NCS2 family permease; amino-acid sequence: MSTQEKTAASHGGFAQSIDSFFQISARGSTVGHEIRGGIVTFFAMAYILVVNPAILGNAVPADGSITTQGIAAGTALVAGVMTILMGVVANYPLALAAGLGLNAVVAFTLVLSSGLSYGEAMGVIAWEGILIFLLVLTGFREAVFRAVPPALKTAITVGLGLFVALIGLVNAGIVRTGATPVQFGISGSLDGWPALVFVFGLFLMFVLYVRGVKGAVLISIVSATVLAVIVQTFAHVDRISETNPTGWGQTVPELKGSPIAVPVFDTLGKVDLFGGFGKLGVVSLILLVFSLMLADFFDTMGTMVAVGSEGKLLDEEGNPPRTRQILIIDSLAAVAGGVGGVSSNTSYVESASGVAEGARTGLASVVTGVLFLLSTFLAPLVELVPTEAASTALVFVGFLMMTQVTDIDWSAPQIAIPSFMTIALMPFGYSVSVGIGVGFVVYAMIQLVTGKARTVHPLMWLVSALFVIYFLMGPIQRLLGVG
- a CDS encoding FAD-dependent oxidoreductase — its product is MYDAIVIGSGIGSLATAGLLAQTAGLRVLILEKHCTPGGLTHSFRRMGASWDVGLHYVGDMEPGSRPRQLMDYLTGGALSWKRMPTGYDRFYLPGHGLDVTIPSSLEEYQRLLISLFPHEKRAIRRYRADVQRAYSYMSLGYVREMVPEQVAPAVRLAQRTLAGHALELTQHYMERRFRDPALRALLTTHWGDYGVEPTRSAFVAHAMIVCHYMDGAWFPHGGSGQIARMIEERIRATGGEIRLCQDVDDVLIDNGRAVGVRITDRSGPVPVAYEERAPIVISGVGARETYTRLLPTTGPVGALTARVRDRIARLGHGGSAVTVYLTADHYPAGVDGSNVWVNTSQGPDDLEQMTEDLCQGRPQSAFISFPGIKAGDRHATVEIVSFAQPEAFDRWSGTRPGMRGEDYERLTSAMARGLIDLADTAIPGLKDAVRSVEVATPLTIEHFTSHEGGCFYGLPLTPERFAADLASPSTPIDGLYLTGQDAGMPGIVGSALAGMSTACTVLGPAGYPRIMRALREQVPAQDHAVSSHDTTTERTAGATRHRATVQRARWMSPTTRDITLELPECATWEAGQYTLVRVAPFEWRPYSLASAPGRTVRLLVDVRTKGMGASWASTIAPGDDVDLELPYGHWLVTTDKDTTEAEAPDRRIFIATGTGIAPFLAAFELDRRDDDILIVGYSRTEDILTSRVDTPLPRLIRCVSREAAPGTFHGRITDYLNAEGIDPQATYYVCGSAHIVRDISRIIQAGGARVSYETF